CAGGCTCTCCTGGGACACCTCGCTCCCTGTGGATAGTGAGAGGGATCAGGGTCCTGCACTGGAACCCCCAGCACGCCCAGAGCCCCCTCCGTGGGCCTGGGGTATACAGGAAGGACGGACACGGGGGTACCAGGAGTCCCCTGGTCCCCAGGAGTGCAGCTTGGTCCCACTGAGCACGGCGGTGCCTTGGCCACGCTGCTCTGGGTCCCATGGTGGGGCTGGACATGGGACAacgggaggagaaggggaaaggagagggaaggaaagagagaagggctgagaaacagcagatagaaaaagaagacaaataaaGAGGAGAAAGATGGGCTACGAAAGTGgcaggggggaaaaagaggcagaaagggagaagtgagaaagaaagaaaaagaaaaggaagaaagaaaaacaaagcagaaagacaaGGATGAAAACAAGGAgtgaaagggagaagggaaggaagagagaaggaaagtgggaaaggaagaaagaaaaggaagcgaaggagagaaagaagcagagggagaaggagagagacggaaagaaaaaaagagagaaagaaacgaagagaaaaagagggaaggaaagaaagagttagaaagaaaagaaagaagtcataaacgaagggaaagagagaaataaatgaaacaggGAAATAGAcggaagaaggaggagaaatgaacgaaataaaatagattaaaacacgaaaaggaagagagagatgaacgaaaggaaagaggaataaACGAAGGGAAGGGAAACCCCGGAGAGGCCGGCAGCGGGGCTCGGCGGAGGGGCCGAGCTCAGCACCAGGGAGACAGCGCCGGGAGCCGGGCCGGGATCGGGATCGCGTCGGGCCGGTACCCCCGGGCTCTGCCGGCAGCGGCCGTGATCCCCGGCGGAGCCCGGAGCGACGCGAGGGGTTGGTGCCGAGCAGATAACCCTGATCTGGGCTCCTCCGGGACAACCGGGACCCCCGGGCACCGCGGCAGGGACAGGGGGgacaggaggaaaggaaaggaagggaaaggaaaggaaaggaaaggaaaggaaaggaaaggaaaggaaaggaaaggaaaggaaaggaaaggaaaggaaaggaaaggaaaggaaaggaaaggaaaggaaaggaaaggaaaggaaaggaaaggaaaggaaaggaaaggaaaggaaaggaaaggaaaagaaaatggaacaaaatacagactgagaaaggaaaaaaaaaagaatgtaagaaacggagaggcagaaaaggggagaaagagaagaaagaggaaggcgACGGAGGGAGtcggaagaaagaaagaagaagaaagaggggaagaaTACGAAGGAGCCGCGAGCAACGCGTTAAAATCAAACGAAATCCCGCCGAGAATCCCGGAGCCGCCGCGATCCATCCCTCCGTTCCCGAGCGGGAGAAGCCCCAACTCCCGGCTCCGCCAGCCGCGGGGCCGCGCAGGAGCCGGCAGCGCCGGTCCCGTCCCCGGGAACCCCGCGGGGCCTGGCCGGGACCTCGCTCCGGGCACCGGCAGCGGGAGTGCAaaggcaccggcaccggcaagCAAAGGCATCGAGCGCCGGGATGGCAAAGGCACCGGCACCGGTGTGCGAACGCCCGCAGCCCCGCACGGCCGCCGCAGCAACAGGTTCTGCCCCCGGTTCTCCCTCGCCCCCCGTTAACGGGCCCCGCTTGCCGGTGCCCGCCGCTCACCTTGGAAGCGGTGCCCGAAGAAGCGGTTCCGCAGCACCCAGGGGTAGAAGTTGAGCGGGTCGCGGTGCTGCGGCCCGAAGAAGGAGTGAGGCGGCGGCAGCGCCGAGCCCCCGAGCTGGTGGGGCCCGACGGGCAGCGCCGGGTGCCCCACGGCCTCGGGGAAGACGAGCTCGGCGCTGCCGTACAGGGCccggccggcggcggcggcacccGGGAAGCCGGGGGTGAAAGCGGCGGCGtcggcagcggcggggccggggtaGGCGagggcggcggggcgcggggggTCCCCGGGGCCGAGCGGGGTGTCCTTGCCCACCAGGGACTCGATGGTGAAGCAGCGCTTCGCGGACGGCTGGAACATGGTGTGAGCCGGGATGGGGCGGAGGGGGGggtgtgggatggggaagggggggggggggggccggagCGGGGCTGTTCCTTCgggtgtgtgcgtgtgtgtgtgtgcaagaaACCTCCCCCCGGCCCTGCACAcccgcacacacacacccgCACCCGCCCCGCGGGTGCCCACGCACCCGCAAGCCCCGGGCAGCCGGTACAAATACAGCCGGTACCTGGCGGGGCCCGGCGGAGGGGGCGGCCTCACCTGCCCGGACCGGGGCCGGGaccggggatggggatggggatggggccgggcggggagggcaggaggaggtaggggaggggagggaaggggaggggagggcaggaCAGGacgggcaggggcaggcagcgggAGGtaggggaaggcaggaggaggtAGGGAAGGGTAggacaggcaggaggaggcaggggagGGCAAGAggaggcaggggcaggcaggaggaacgtaggggagggcagggggacgTAGGAGAGGGCAGGacaggcaggggagggaagggagaggcaggacaggcaggggagggcaggaggaagcagagagcgCCCGAAAAACTGGACTGGAGCCGCTCCCGCAGCCGTGCCGCGAAGTTGTGGAGAGGGGCTGCGGCTGCGGGGCGGCTCCTTCCTGCTTCTTggagaaataataaatatttaaaatcgtaataaatgtaaaaaaatctttttaaaaaaatttttttttttttttttttgtcccttttttcccccgttttttttttttttttccgcttTTTAAACCTAATGAAACAACCCCACACCCGGAGCGCCCGTTTGTAACCCCGCGGCTCGGGAGCTGCCGGCCGGGACACgcagacacacagagacacGACACTGCACGCACacatacccccccccccccccccccccagcgcaAACTCCGCTCCCCTCTGCGTAACGCCAACCCCTCCCCAAAGGCAGGACCTTCCCCCGGGCCAAAATCCCTCTCTTCCTACGGGTCCAATCCTGGGAATAATGAATGGAATTGGTTTAACCCCCCCCCAATCAGCCCCGTTTCGGGGTGTTTTCCGGGCCGCGCGGGGGTTCCGCGGGGCGCGCAGCCCTGCGCGGGCCCGTCCCGAGTTCGCTCCGCAGTTTGGCTCTGCTCGGGGTCCCGCCAGCCCGCCCAAAGCGGGGGGAAAGTCGATTTTCCACTTGGCTGCATTGAAATACCCCGCGCGGGTCCTGCCCCTCCCGCGGAGAGGGGAGCGCTGCTGCGAGGCCCGCGGGCTTTGCGCCGACTTTGCGCGGACTTTCCGCGGACCCGCTCCCGCAGGGGGATGCGGgcaaagagctggaagcagggaggagagaaaaatcacattaaacCCGCAGAAATTAAAGCCTAAGCCAGGAGCGAGCGCCTCGGCAGAACGCGTGCATTTCGATAGCGCGGAAGGAGGAAAACTAGAAATCTGgattttaaatctatttttccattaaaaaataaatggaaataaagaagCGGGGTTGGGTCAAGCGGCTTCTGGAGAGGGCAGAGCAAAGCGGAGCTCACCCGCGGAAGGATGGGGataaggaaggagaaggggaaagggaaaggaaacataggaaagggaaggaaagagaagggaagcgGAATGCGGGGAGAGCACCCGGCTCGGACGCGGGAGCTGTGCCCGGCTCCGGACCATTGGTGTGATTTCATTTAAAGCAATGTAATACAATTGAATCCCGGTCCATTCCCGGTCTGTTTCCCCTCCCGCCGCCCGCGGAGCGCTGCGCAGGGCCCGCGGGTCGTTCCGTGCCGATCCCTCTGGATTTCAGCATCTCCTGCGGGGGGATAATGAAGGAGGCGGCCGGGGACCGGCTGCTCGGCGTCTCCTCAGGAGCCTGATTTTTGGGGAAGCCGCTTTGGATCGAGGGATAAACCCCCCCACCGGGAAAACTATAAACCTTTACGctggtttttcatttttccctatTCATCCCGGGGGATTTCAGCCTTGGCTCCATGTCCAGGCGAGCTCCATGGATGCTCTGAAGGGAGCTACACTGCAAACCGGCCGAGAAACCCAAATTTATCTCTACGTTTCTTTCCCCCCAGGCCTCCAGCATCATTCAGGCAGGATCTTTATCCCCCGTTGGAATAAAACACGGGCCCCCAAGTGGGTGCCGTGCTTCGACCCCAGGATTATTAAGAGGAAAACTTTAGCTCCAGCATCGCTGGGAGGAGGTGATCCgggagctgctgccttcccGCTGGAT
The sequence above is a segment of the Lathamus discolor isolate bLatDis1 chromosome 1, bLatDis1.hap1, whole genome shotgun sequence genome. Coding sequences within it:
- the EMX1 gene encoding homeobox protein EMX1 isoform X2, translated to MFQPSAKRCFTIESLVGKDTPLGPGDPPRPAALAYPGPAAADAAAFTPGFPGAAAAGRALYGSAELVFPEAVGHPALPVGPHQLGGSALPPPHSFFGPQHRDPLNFYPWVLRNRFFGHRFQGSEVSQESLLLHGPFARKPKRIRTAFSPSQLLRLERAFEKNHYVVGAERKQLASSLSLSETQVKVWFQNRRTKYKRQKLEEEGPDSDQKKKGSHHINRWRLATKQSSGEDIDVTSND